A stretch of Chelmon rostratus isolate fCheRos1 chromosome 18, fCheRos1.pri, whole genome shotgun sequence DNA encodes these proteins:
- the hsdl1 gene encoding inactive hydroxysteroid dehydrogenase-like protein 1: protein MAAVDSFQFLYREISRSCSFYFETLALVGALYTASRAVILLRDCCTLVRVHFLPRMIPSKRLTQRFGDWAVIYGASEPVAKAYAEELARHGVSIIFITQDHTSVRDTAAALSQSYGVETVVILADFSLDHAASKPIKEAMRGKDIGFLVNCVDESLASPQSLIEMPEQSLLDLVNKNVAVATLMARLVLPGMVERSRGAVVNISSGACCRPLPGRVTLSAATGYLDHFSRALHLEYSGKGIFVQSLIPLQIASSGRQPSSSSSTASQRQGWFAPKPDVYARHAISTLGVSHRTTGYWPHTLQYGLMRCVPEWIWVLGSRVFISLS, encoded by the exons ATGGCGGCAGTTGacagctttcagtttttgtacagagaAATTTCTCGGTCATGCAGTTTTTACTTTGAAACTCTGGCCCTGGTCGGTGCTCTGTACACCGCCAGCAGGGCGGTAATCCTGCTCCGAGACTGCTGCACGTTGGTCAGGGTTCATTTCCTGCCAAGAATGATCCCGAGCAAGAGGCTGACTCAAAGATTTGGTGACTGGGCTGTCATTTATG GGGCGTCCGAACCCGTGGCCAAAGCCTATGCGGAGGAGCTGGCCCGGCACGGCGTCAGCATTATCTTCATCACTCAGGACCACACCTCTGTCAGAGACACGGCTGCAGCCCTCTCCCAAAGCTACGGAGTGGAAACTGTTGTCATCCTAGCTGACTTCTCGTTGGACCACGCAGCCAGCAAGCCCATCAAAGAAGCCATGAGGGGGAAAGATATCGGCTTCCTGGTGAACTGTGTGGATGAGTCTTTGGCTTCCCCTCAGAGCCTGATTGAAATGCCTGAGCAGAGCCTGCTGGATTTGGTGAATAAGAACGTTGCGGTCGCGACTCTGATGGCGCGGTTGGTGCTGCCGGGGATGGTGGAGCGCAGCAGAGGAGCTGTGGTCAATATATCATCGGGGGCTTGCTGCAGACCCCTGCCTGGAAGAGTGACGCTCAGCGCCGCCACT GGCTACCTGGACCATTTCTCAAGAGCTCTTCACCTGGAGTACAGCGGCAAAGGGATCTTTGTCCAAAGTCTGATTCCTTTACAG ataGCCTCAAGTGGTCGACAACCGTCATCCTCATCATCGACAGCATCGCAGAGACAGGGCTGGTTTGCACCAAAGCCAGATGTCTACGCTCGCCACGCCATCTCCACCCTGGGCGTCTCTCACAGGACCACCGGCTACTGGCCTCATACGCTGCAG TATGGACTGATGAGATGTGTTCCCGAGTGGATTTGGGTTCTTGGATCACGTGTGTTCATCAGCTTAAGCTAA